AATAAAGATAAGTCATGAAAAATGTGGATGACCCACGAAGCACCCAATTCTGGCACTATGTTGAAACTCACCTTCCACCATGATGGTGATTGGCTGCGACTCAACCATTGTGTTGCTGATATTCAGTCTGCAGCGATACTCCCCTGCATCCACGCGCTGCACGTGGCTAATGCTGTAAGACAGTACAAAAGGACATTTATCAATCTGGGTAATTAGCACCCCACACTATGTTTCACCTCCCTGTGTGCTACATACCTGACAGTGGAGAGGAGAGTTATGACCCCGTCTGTGATGGTCTGGAGATCATTGATCACCACCTGTATATTTCCCGCCAGGTCCTGGCCGTTCTTCACCCAGACAATGGTGGGCTCCAACCTGGCATCTGGGATGTCGATGGAGCAGTTGAATTTGGCCTCATGGCCCTCTGACAGCTGGATGGAGCCTATAGTGGGCTTGAAGTGCAGCAGTCTGAGCTGATCTTTGCTCAGgtaaacccttaaaatacggGCAGGTGTCCCAAGAGGCTCGGAGGCCCTGGTGAAACGGTGAAACCGGCCCTG
The sequence above is drawn from the Etheostoma spectabile isolate EspeVRDwgs_2016 unplaced genomic scaffold, UIUC_Espe_1.0 scaffold00018290, whole genome shotgun sequence genome and encodes:
- the LOC116679975 gene encoding tyrosine-protein kinase Mer-like, producing MAKKSTPGWFGVFLSTTTIAIIVVSAQHSQGRFHRFTRASEPLGTPARILRVYLSKDQLRLLHFKPTIGSIQLSEGHEAKFNCSIDIPDARLEPTIVWVKNGQDLAGNIQVVINDLQTITDGVITLLSTVSISHVQRVDAGEYRCRLNISNTMVESQPITIMVEGLPTFLYQPEDRNVTRHTPFMLSCEAVGPPDPVRIRWLRDGSPDSDFHNSPSSYSVSGETPPTQSLSPSFPHIQRTCVATYNRYTPFLVFLAVLLTHYSE